The proteins below are encoded in one region of Streptomyces cyanogenus:
- a CDS encoding phage tail assembly chaperone, whose translation MALNRDAILGVNDLLTEKVDVPEWGGEVIVRGLTGEERDAYEASRRQIRNAGTPQQELVILSENMRAGLLVKCLIDENGDRLFTDQDAGLLGMKNGRTLDRLFDVASRLSGLSDEEAEQMEGNSVTASEDAASTSSSPETSDAPSQSY comes from the coding sequence ATGGCCCTCAACCGCGACGCCATCCTCGGCGTCAACGACCTCCTGACCGAGAAGGTCGACGTTCCCGAGTGGGGCGGCGAGGTCATCGTCCGCGGGCTGACCGGCGAGGAGCGCGACGCCTACGAGGCCTCCCGTCGGCAGATCCGCAACGCCGGCACTCCGCAGCAGGAACTCGTCATCCTCTCCGAGAACATGAGGGCGGGCCTGCTCGTGAAGTGCCTGATCGACGAGAACGGCGACCGCCTGTTCACTGACCAGGACGCTGGCCTGCTCGGCATGAAGAACGGCCGCACCCTCGACCGGCTCTTCGACGTCGCGTCCCGGCTCTCTGGGCTCAGTGACGAGGAGGCCGAGCAGATGGAGGGAAACTCCGTGACGGCGAGCGAGGACGCCGCTTCTACTTCGTCCTCGCCCGAGACCTCGGATGCACCGTCGCAGAGCTACTGA
- a CDS encoding phage tail fiber protein, which translates to MAEGLSTTLVSNWLNTLRSAGAAFGPVSTYVQLHTANPGAAGTTAISAGSTTRIQATFSASSSGSALALSGAVGPWTNGGTSETLTDISVWTASSAGTFLFSVALSASKAWASGDTFTLNTLGVSLSPQAS; encoded by the coding sequence ATGGCTGAGGGGCTGAGCACCACGCTGGTGTCGAACTGGCTGAACACATTGCGGAGTGCAGGCGCAGCGTTCGGCCCGGTGTCGACCTACGTCCAGCTGCACACCGCCAACCCGGGTGCCGCGGGCACAACGGCGATCAGCGCGGGTTCGACGACCAGGATCCAGGCGACGTTCTCTGCCTCGTCGTCCGGGTCGGCGCTCGCCCTGTCGGGGGCGGTGGGCCCGTGGACGAACGGTGGCACGTCGGAGACGCTCACGGACATCTCGGTGTGGACGGCCAGCAGCGCGGGGACTTTCCTGTTCTCCGTGGCGTTGTCGGCGTCGAAGGCGTGGGCGTCGGGCGACACTTTCACGCTGAACACGCTCGGTGTGAGCCTCAGCCCGCAGGCGAGCTGA
- a CDS encoding phage major capsid protein — MSEMVQRLRERRAQVWEQMKTIADRSTEENRNLTAEEQGQWDVMNEELDKLDQRIKAALDTEQRAKDADEAFERLHGGGQRSGGSGGGQVERRGEQPAAQGGNSEELRSFLRGERGRFFDVTPDGPVDYRTLVKGTATAGGNTVPTGFYDRLIAHLIEVSAIMQAGATILNTNSGEVIQVPKTTAHSSAAIVTEGNAIGVSDPAFGQVPLGAYKYGTMIQVSRELLDDTGVDLEGYLAMQAGRALGNAFGAHAIAGTGTGQPRGILTDATLGVTGQSGVTGGFSGDNMIDLFYSVIAPYRASASCKWIMRDATVGAARKLKDTTGQYIWQPSLQAGAPDLLLGKPVLTDPNVPAVGLSAKSVLFGDFSQFFVRFAGGVRFERSDDYAFNTDLVTFRALLRADCSLVDLTGAVKYYAGNAA; from the coding sequence ATGTCGGAAATGGTTCAGAGGCTTCGTGAGCGGCGCGCCCAGGTCTGGGAGCAGATGAAGACGATCGCCGACCGCAGCACGGAGGAAAACCGCAATCTCACGGCCGAGGAGCAGGGCCAGTGGGACGTGATGAACGAGGAGCTCGACAAGCTTGACCAGCGCATCAAGGCGGCGCTGGACACCGAGCAGCGGGCGAAGGACGCCGACGAGGCCTTCGAGAGGCTGCACGGCGGCGGCCAGCGCTCGGGGGGCTCCGGCGGTGGTCAGGTGGAGCGCCGCGGCGAGCAGCCCGCGGCGCAGGGCGGCAACAGCGAGGAGCTGCGGTCGTTCCTGCGCGGTGAGCGGGGCCGGTTCTTCGACGTGACTCCGGACGGGCCGGTCGACTACCGGACGCTGGTGAAGGGCACGGCGACCGCGGGCGGCAACACGGTTCCGACCGGCTTCTACGACCGGCTGATCGCGCACCTTATTGAGGTGTCGGCGATCATGCAGGCGGGTGCGACGATCCTGAACACCAACTCGGGTGAGGTCATCCAGGTCCCGAAGACGACCGCGCACAGCTCGGCGGCGATCGTTACCGAGGGCAACGCGATCGGCGTCTCTGACCCGGCGTTCGGGCAGGTACCTCTCGGTGCCTACAAGTACGGCACGATGATCCAGGTGTCGCGCGAACTCCTCGACGACACCGGCGTCGACCTGGAGGGCTACCTCGCCATGCAGGCCGGTCGCGCGCTGGGTAACGCGTTCGGTGCGCACGCCATCGCAGGTACCGGTACCGGCCAGCCGCGGGGCATCCTCACCGACGCCACGCTCGGCGTGACCGGGCAGTCCGGTGTCACGGGCGGCTTCTCCGGCGACAACATGATCGACCTGTTCTACTCGGTCATCGCGCCGTACCGGGCGTCCGCATCCTGCAAGTGGATCATGCGGGATGCGACCGTCGGTGCCGCCCGCAAGCTGAAGGACACCACCGGCCAGTACATATGGCAGCCGTCCCTGCAGGCCGGGGCCCCCGACCTGCTCCTCGGCAAGCCGGTCCTGACCGACCCGAACGTGCCGGCTGTCGGCCTGTCCGCCAAGTCGGTCCTGTTCGGCGACTTCAGCCAGTTCTTCGTCCGCTTCGCGGGCGGCGTCCGCTTCGAGCGGTCTGACGACTACGCGTTCAACACGGACCTGGTCACCTTCCGGGCCCTGCTGCGCGCCGACTGCTCTCTCGTCGACCTCACGGGCGCCGTGAAGTACTACGCCGGCAACGCAGCGTAG
- a CDS encoding HK97 family phage prohead protease: MPDRNITRTAVGGSTVEIERRYTSGDTGKAELRADQGQKRIGGYAAVFNRQSRNLGGFVEIVDPIAFNQSRGDGWPEVIARYNHDDNQLLGTTAAGTLRMSLDAYGLSYDVLPPAAMAHVVELVERGDVRKSSFAFRTVADDWSTTEQGYPLRRLTGVQLVDVAPVNTPAYADSTAGLRSLAHKFDAPLEEVRSLAEQDELRKFFVRTDGPQPKKVRRGMAGHAAAAALLARREDPYV; encoded by the coding sequence GTGCCTGATCGCAACATCACCCGGACCGCCGTAGGAGGCAGCACCGTGGAAATCGAGCGCCGGTACACCTCCGGCGATACCGGCAAGGCAGAACTGCGCGCCGACCAGGGGCAGAAGCGCATCGGCGGCTACGCCGCAGTCTTCAACCGTCAATCCCGCAACCTGGGCGGCTTCGTCGAGATCGTCGACCCGATCGCCTTCAACCAGTCCCGCGGCGACGGGTGGCCCGAGGTCATCGCCCGCTACAACCACGACGACAACCAGCTGCTGGGCACGACGGCGGCCGGAACTCTTCGGATGAGCCTGGATGCCTACGGGCTGTCCTACGACGTGCTCCCGCCGGCCGCGATGGCGCACGTGGTGGAGCTCGTGGAGCGCGGTGACGTCCGTAAGTCGTCGTTCGCATTCCGCACGGTCGCCGACGACTGGTCGACGACCGAGCAGGGTTACCCGCTGCGCCGCCTGACGGGCGTGCAGTTGGTTGATGTGGCCCCGGTGAACACCCCGGCCTATGCGGACAGCACTGCGGGCCTGCGCTCGCTGGCGCACAAGTTCGACGCGCCCCTAGAGGAGGTGCGGTCGCTGGCTGAGCAGGACGAGCTGCGCAAGTTCTTCGTCCGCACCGATGGGCCGCAGCCGAAGAAGGTGCGTCGCGGCATGGCGGGTCACGCCGCTGCAGCCGCTCTGCTGGCCCGCCGTGAAGACCCCTACGTCTGA
- a CDS encoding phage portal protein, protein MPWAQGGGGGNGSVGVDRVLRLAPVYAAGRLLSSNIAAAPLRQFRESSGSVQQLPLSSLFANPSVQGNLHDWIKRAVLSMVYRGNAVGYVTARDYLGYPVMVEWLPMDWVQVVDSAPSGEGSFVNPIWYVLGNRVDRTDIVHIPWFTLPGKVLGLSPIGAFASMARTNLAAQEYMEAWHSTGGVPPGTFKNTTQTVDQADSAVIKARLMEAIRTRQPIVYGKDWDYNPITVPAYEAQFISTLKLGATQLAAIYGVPPELIGGETGGSMSYSSPEQREIELIQLTLLPWMSTLESHLSMLIPRGQCVKFDADALIRLDPLTRWSIYEKQRLIGGANIDEIRNKENMPPLPDDQGRDYTPLPIAAGVSISPPSIRSTEDPRLRLVREERDRA, encoded by the coding sequence GTGCCCTGGGCGCAGGGCGGCGGGGGAGGCAACGGCTCGGTCGGTGTGGACCGGGTGCTTCGCCTGGCCCCCGTGTATGCGGCAGGGCGGCTGCTGTCGTCGAACATCGCGGCGGCACCGCTGCGACAGTTCCGGGAGTCCAGCGGCTCGGTTCAGCAGCTGCCGCTGTCGAGCTTGTTCGCGAACCCATCGGTGCAGGGCAACTTGCACGACTGGATCAAGCGGGCTGTTCTATCGATGGTGTACCGGGGGAACGCGGTCGGCTACGTCACGGCCCGGGACTACCTCGGCTATCCGGTGATGGTTGAGTGGCTGCCGATGGACTGGGTGCAGGTCGTCGACTCGGCTCCCTCCGGCGAGGGGTCCTTTGTCAATCCGATCTGGTACGTGCTCGGCAACCGTGTGGACCGCACGGACATCGTTCACATTCCGTGGTTCACGCTGCCGGGCAAGGTGCTGGGCCTGTCGCCGATCGGCGCGTTCGCCTCGATGGCGAGGACGAATCTGGCCGCGCAGGAGTACATGGAGGCGTGGCACTCGACGGGCGGGGTTCCGCCGGGCACCTTCAAGAACACCACCCAGACGGTAGACCAGGCGGACTCCGCAGTCATCAAGGCCCGCCTGATGGAGGCTATCCGGACCCGGCAGCCGATCGTCTATGGCAAAGACTGGGACTACAACCCCATCACCGTGCCCGCTTACGAGGCGCAGTTCATCTCCACGCTGAAGCTTGGCGCCACGCAGCTGGCGGCGATCTACGGGGTGCCGCCGGAGCTGATCGGCGGCGAGACCGGCGGCAGCATGTCGTACAGCTCACCCGAGCAGCGGGAGATCGAGTTGATCCAGCTGACGCTGCTGCCGTGGATGAGCACGCTGGAGTCTCATCTGTCCATGCTGATTCCGCGCGGCCAGTGCGTGAAGTTCGACGCTGACGCCCTGATCCGCCTGGACCCGCTGACCCGCTGGTCGATCTATGAGAAGCAGCGGCTCATCGGCGGCGCGAACATCGACGAGATCCGCAACAAGGAGAACATGCCGCCGCTGCCGGACGACCAAGGACGGGACTACACCCCCTTGCCGATCGCAGCCGGCGTGTCGATCAGTCCGCCATCGATCCGCAGCACAGAGGATCCCAGGCTGCGTCTCGTCCGTGAGGAACGCGACCGTGCCTGA
- a CDS encoding HNH endonuclease, with translation MAYSKGRSGTAWAAMRARVFAEESHCWICGQWVDQALPRTHPMSRTVDHIVQLSHGGAPLDRANCRLAHRRCNGRRAEPREPRRRPRRWVSVEATSL, from the coding sequence ATGGCCTACAGCAAGGGACGCTCGGGCACTGCGTGGGCTGCGATGCGGGCAAGGGTGTTCGCCGAGGAGTCGCACTGCTGGATCTGCGGCCAGTGGGTGGACCAGGCACTGCCTCGAACGCACCCGATGAGCCGGACGGTGGACCACATCGTCCAGCTGTCGCACGGCGGGGCGCCTCTGGACCGGGCGAACTGCCGGCTGGCCCACCGCCGGTGCAACGGCCGGCGGGCGGAGCCGCGGGAGCCCCGGCGGAGGCCGAGGCGATGGGTATCGGTCGAGGCGACAAGCCTCTGA
- a CDS encoding MerR family transcriptional regulator, producing MPTFPNPELYELYQRDLGDIWEAARVAGVKPGTIRVWETRGKIERVRLDDDRPLYHLPTIKAAAQVKPGRPKAA from the coding sequence GTGCCGACCTTCCCAAACCCCGAGCTGTACGAGCTCTACCAGCGGGACCTCGGTGACATCTGGGAAGCCGCCCGCGTAGCCGGTGTGAAGCCCGGCACCATCCGCGTCTGGGAGACCAGAGGCAAGATCGAACGGGTGCGGCTCGACGACGATCGGCCGCTCTACCACCTGCCCACCATCAAGGCAGCCGCCCAGGTGAAGCCCGGCCGCCCCAAGGCCGCCTGA